A DNA window from Megalobrama amblycephala isolate DHTTF-2021 linkage group LG11, ASM1881202v1, whole genome shotgun sequence contains the following coding sequences:
- the six4b gene encoding homeobox protein SIX4b yields MCCLKPRGVTYQDAFKMSSSSSEVISADEIKRENRGSVKLSVLDPAELPMENAELLDCSPASLAFSPEQVACVCEALLQGGNVERLARFLWSLPQSDLLQGNESILKAQAIVAFHQARYQELYCILENHSFSPSNHSSLQDMWYKARYTEAEKARGRPLGAVDKYRLRRKYPLPRTIWDGEETVYCFKERSRNALKEMYKRNRYPSPAEKRNLAKMTGLSLTQVSNWFKNRRQRDRNPSEAQSKSESDGNHSTEDESSKGQEDLSPRPLSSGSSSSVAHGTAPPTVYSDGGTTVIQQIGDVKMPSHAAGGMSFNGDLANVNAHYINGGGYVQSHNALLNGLGTTSGHFLTFDPQRVSHHGQERVLGGSSVSYAPFSMEPASGKLDAMQTLVSNAEDGVISSVVSFASAPSTPSTTSGALHLSSYSVVNLPGSETTMGLPPLMLPPSSTSSTHGSAPLGNVVSDSSQHSSQTLLYTQTVKQEPLDVSGSYTYPSEIPLDQGSNLGYTASLFLSSSSTGGSLHPTVTATVASALSSTEVHHALSQAGRGLQEDSVALSSDYRSQDVQLPNSLQVASRAGEGPVRVVCGDLDMEGKELAKLQTVQMDDDGSDL; encoded by the exons ATGTGCTGCCTGAAACCCAGAGGAGTGACTTATCAGGACGCGTTCAAAATGTCTTCTTCCTCAAGCGAGGTCATTAGTGCCGATGAGATCAAGAGGGAGAATCGTGGGAGTGTCAAGCTGTCAGTGCTGGACCCCGCGGAGTTGCCGATGGAGAATGCCGAACTTTTGGACTGCTCGCCGGCCTCCCTGGCCTTTTCCCCCGAGCAGGTCGCGTGCGTTTGCGAAGCGCTGCTGCAGGGAGGGAACGTGGAGCGCCTGGCCAGGTTTCTCTGGTCACTGCCGCAAAGTGACCTGCTGCAGGGGAACGAGAGCATCCTGAAAGCTCAAGCGATAGTCGCGTTTCACCAGGCCCGCTACCAAGAGCTCTACTGCATTTTGGAGAACCACAGTTTCAGTCCGTCAAATCACTCGTCTCTGCAGGATATGTGGTACAAGGCACGCTACACCGAGGCGGAGAAGGCGCGGGGCAGACCGCTGGGTGCCGTGGACAAGTATCGCTTACGCAGGAAATATCCATTGCCTCGGACAATTTGGGACGGAGAGGAGACCGTGTATTGTTTCAAAGAGAGGTCTAGGAACGCGCTGAAGGAAATGTACAAGCGGAACCGGTACCCGTCTCCAGCCGAGAAACGAAATCTGGCTAAAATGACAGGACTTTCTTTGACGCAGGTCAGCAACTGGTTCAAAAACAGGAGGCAGAGAGACAGAAATCCATCCGAGGCGCAGTCAAAAAG CGAGTCAGATGGAAATCACAGTACAGAAGATGAGTCCAGTAAAGGCCAGGAGGACTTGTCACCACGTCCCCTCTCCAGCGGCTCTTCTAGCTCAGTCGCACATGGAACAGCCCCCCCTACAGTTTACTCAGATGGAGGAACAACCGTCATCCAACAAATTGGAGACGTCAAGATGCCCTCACACGCAGCTGGAGGAATGAGTTTTAATGGTGACTTAGCGAACGTGAATGCTCACTACATCAATGGTGGAGGCTACGTTCAATCACATAATGCTCTCCTAAATGGACTTGGCACCACAAGTGGCCATTTCTTGACCTTTGATCCCCAGAGGGTCTCCCATCATGGTCAGGAGAGGGTATTAGGTGGGTCTTCTGTGTCTTATGCTCCGTTCTCAATGGAACCTGCCTCTGGAAAGCTAGATGCCATGCAGACTCTAGTTTCCAATGCTGAAGATGGAGTCATTTCTTCAGTGGTCTCCTTTGCTTCAGCCCCCTCCACACCATCCACTACCTCAGGAGCCCTTCATCTCAGCAGTTACAGTGTGGTCAATCTCCCAGGAAGTGAAACCACCATGGGTCTTCCTCCTCTAATGCTGCCACCATCCTCAACATCATCCACTCACG GCTCTGCTCCTTTGGGCAATGTGGTCAGTGACTCTTCCCAGCACTCGAGCCAGACCCTGCTCTACACCCAGACTGTGAAACAGGAGCCTTTGGATGTGTCTGGAAGCTACACTTATCCTTCTGAAATACCCTTGGACCAAGGCAGCAACTTGGGCTATACAGCCTCCCTTTTCCTTTCGTCTTCCTCCACTGGTGGTTCTCTTCATCCCACCGTAACAGCCACAGTCGCCTCTGCCCTCTCCAGCACTGAGGTACATCACGCTCTGAGTCAAGCTGGACGTGGCCTCCAAGAGGACAGTGTAGCCCTGTCTTCAGACTACAGGTCTCAAGATGTCCAGCTGCCCAACAGCCTGCAGGTTGCTTCAAGGGCAGGAGAAGGCCCAGTCAGGGTTGTTTGTGGGGATCTGGACATGGAAGGGAAAGAACTGGCCAAGCTGCAGACTGTACAGATGGACGATGATGGAAGTGACCTCTGA
- the six1b gene encoding homeobox protein six1b → MSMLPSFGFTQEQVACVCEVLQQGGNLERLGRFLWSLPACDHLHKNESVLKAKAVVAFHRGNFRELYKILESHQFSPHNHPKLQQLWLKAHYIEAEKLRGRPLGAVGKYRVRRKFPLPRTIWDGEETSYCFKEKSRGVLREWYTHNPYPSPREKRELAEATGLTTTQVSNWFKNRRQRDRAAEAKERENSENNNTGANKQNQLSPLDGGKSLMSSSEDEFSPPQSPDQNSVLLLQGNMSHPGASAYSMTGLGAAQSVHGMQGHPHQLQDSLLGPLTSSLVDLGS, encoded by the exons ATGTCAATGTTGCCTTCTTTCGGGTTTACTCAGGAGCAAgtcgcgtgtgtgtgtgaggtgcTACAACAAGGGGGGAACCTTGAGCGTCTCGGCCGTTTTCTGTGGTCTCTTCCGGCCTGCGACCATCTCCACAAGAACGAGAGCGTCCTCAAAGCCAAGGCTGTGGTCGCCTTCCATCGTGGAAACTTCAGGGAACTTTATAAGATACTAGAGAGTCACCAGTTCTCTCCGCACAACCACCCGAAGCTACAGCAGCTGTGGCTTAAGGCCCATTACATTGAGGCTGAGAAGCTGAGGGGGCGACCGCTGGGAGCGGTGGGGAAATACCGAGTGCGGAGGAAATTTCCTCTGCCACGCACAATATGGGACGGCGAGGAGACCAGCTACTGTTTTAAGGAGAAATCCCGCGGTGTGCTGCGGGAGTGGTACACGCACAACCCCTATCCATCTCCTCGGGAAAAGAGGGAGTTGGCTGAGGCCACAGGGCTGACCACCACCCAAGTGAGCAACTGGTTTAAAAACAGACGGCAGAGGGATCGTGCAGCGGAGGCAAAAGAAAG AGAGAACAGCGAAAACAACAACACGGGCGCTAACAAACAGAACCAGCTGTCACCGCTGGACGGCGGGAAGTCCCTGATGTCAAGCTCGGAGGACGAATTCTCGCCCCCGCAGAGTCCTGACCAGAACTCCGTGCTCCTGCTCCAGGGTAATATGAGCCACCCCGGCGCGTCCGCATATTCCATGACCGGCCTCGGCGCCGCACAGTCGGTACACGGCATGCAAGGACACCCACATCAACTCCAGGATTCATTACTGGGACCTTTAACTTCAAGCCTAGTGGACCTCGGTTCTTAA